One genomic segment of Brassica napus cultivar Da-Ae chromosome A3, Da-Ae, whole genome shotgun sequence includes these proteins:
- the LOC106399237 gene encoding putative glycine-rich cell wall structural protein 1 yields the protein MIRGLLLVLFFFITVKTSVSRPFAWSKGDMQPGQNYQGESGSGRGPNWGYNWGWGSAPGSGWGYGSGSGRSSTGWGRGSGYGYGSGSGSGSGYGYGSGGGGARGGGYGYGSGNGRSGGGGGGGYNGAVATLSHGSKSHP from the coding sequence atgatTAGAGGACTCTTGttagttttgttcttttttatcACTGTGAAGACTTCAGTTTCTCGTCCATTCGCATGGTCCAAAGGTGACATGCAACCAGGCCAAAACTACCAAGGTGAAAGTGGGTCGGGGCGTGGGCCCAATTGGGGGTACAACTGGGGTTGGGGCTCTGCTCCAGGATCTGGATGGGGTTACGGGTCAGGTTCCGGTAGATCGTCGACGGGGTGGGGAAGAGGATCCGGATACGGGTAtggatctggatccggatcaGGAAGCGGATACGGATATGGCTCTGGAGGTGGCGGAGCCCGTGGTGGTGGGTATGGTTACGGTAGCGGAAATGGTCGGTCCGGTGGAGGTGGCGGTGGTGGTTACAACGGTGCAGTTGCCACATTGAGCCACGGTAGTAAGTCTCATCCATGA